In one Pangasianodon hypophthalmus isolate fPanHyp1 chromosome 22, fPanHyp1.pri, whole genome shotgun sequence genomic region, the following are encoded:
- the tfr1b gene encoding transferrin receptor 1b isoform X1, with protein sequence MFFHQFAPQGRAPLLQALSLREHHVDIRGFSWVCIWVSLPFQSVMAGCVNQANVRFANIFRTGSGVYRDLTQDQDQIVDEISVELKSSADGGEEVDGSFTPRQQNSGRNWNDVAKIAVIVIFFFIAGYLIGYVTHRNPDVRANTAVTSGIFSSSTTHAEDDGDEEPESVLDNDKPADRFASWSSITGALREKLTTAALEKTLQEFSSADHQAGSAGDDILSEKMLEKFTSLGMDPWVEVHYVTLQVPSRENKVAIGSEVVGCPSGYLAYSATGTKQGKVVYANYGRREDLENLLNEGVSLTENIALMRDGELSLAEKVANAARFGLAAVLIYREPSDGSPLDTELYGQVHLGTGDPYTPGFPSFNHTQFPPSKSSGLPEILAQTITAETARKIHQRMGGKEAPKDVTGRLPGVSKYTLGGETNVTVTVNNVLVDTKISNVFGVIKGFMDPDRYVVLGAQRDAFSHGFAKSTVGTSLLVELARAITDMKKDGFKPRRSIVFASWSAGDFGSIGSTEWLEGYLASLNLRAFTYISLDSTVSGIKQFKASSSPLLYNLLKNTMNEVQSPRSSQMSISQDFAASRWEESVLEAMKMEDGAYPFLTFSGIPSVSFRFVSDSSSGYKYSGTALDTREKLNLATEWKLPDVSVSAGLVAGQMALRLVHDHILNLDVDEYTRVIKKNMNRIIKEIKRVEALNANASSTLKEKWLQYAIGAYSRATSALRNEIKNSDLDVPETCRNINDRIMRVEHNLLSPYISPKDVPFRHIIFGTGDYSVSALLEHLHSLRLQAVGSDADLFRNQFALITWTIQSCANDLAGDVWAMENSI encoded by the exons ATGTTCTTCCATCAGTTTGCTCCCCAGGGCCGAGCCCCACTTCTCCAGGCCTTGTCCCTTAGAGAGCATCATGTGGACATCAGGGGCTTCAGCTGGGTCTGCATTTGGGTCAGTCTTCCTTTCCA ATCCGTCATGGCAGGATGCGTGAATCAAGCAAACGTGAGGTTTGCAAACATC TTCCGTACGGGATCCGGGGTGTACAGGGATCTGACCCAGGATCAGGATCAGATAGTCGATGAGATCTCGGTGGAGCTGAAGTCCTCGGCTGACGGAGGAGAGGAAGTGGACGGATCTTTCACTCCGAGACAGCAGAACTCCGGCAGGAATTGGAACGACGTGGCGAAGATTGCCGTCATCGTTATCTTCTTCTTCATCGCTG GTTACCTTATTGGTTATGTGACGCACCGTAATCCTGACGTCAGAGCGAACACTGCGGTGACGTCGGGGATTTTCAGCAGCAGTACCACGCACGCCGAAGACGACGGCGACGAAGAGCCGGAGTCTGTACTGGACAACGACAAACCCGCTGATCGCTTTGCCTCCTGGAGCAGCATCACGGGGGCGCTGAGAGAGAAACTCACAACTGCAGCCTTGGAAAAAACCTTACa aGAGTTCTCCTCTGCGGACCATCAGGCCGGCAGCGCTGGAGATGACATCCTGAGTGAGAAGATGCTGGAGAAGTTCACGAGTCTCGGGATGGACCCGTGGGTGGAAGTGCACTACGTGACGCTGCAGGTGCCGTCCAG GGAGAACAAAGTGGCGATCGGGTCCGAGGTGGTCGGATGCCCAAGCGGGTATTTAGCGTACAGCGCAACAGGAACCAAACAG GGGAAGGTGGTGTACGCTAACTACGGCCGAAGAGAAGATCTGGAGAACCTTCTGAATGAGGGAGTGAGCCTGACGGAGAACATCGCTCTGATGAGAGATGGAGAACTCAGCCTGGCGGAGAAG GTTGCGAACGCTGCCCGGTTCGGTCTCGCTGCGGTTCTGATCTATCGGGAGCCGAGCGATGGAAGCCCACTCGACACTGAGCTCTACGGCCAG GTTCACCTCGGAACTGGAGATCCGTACACTCCGGGGTTTCCTTCCTTCAACCACACCCAGTTTCCTCCTTCTAAGTCTTCCGGTCTTCCTGAGATCCTGGCTCAGACCATCACCGCGGAAACGGCTCGCAAAATCCATCA GAGGATGGGAGGAAAGGAAGCGCCCAAGGATGTCACAGGAAGGCTGCCGGGCGTCAGTAAGTACACGCTGGGAGGAGAGACGAACGTCACCGTGACGGTTAATAACGTCCTCGTCGACACCAAGATCTCTAACGTCTTTGGTGTCATTAAGGGCTTCATGGATCCAG ATCGCTACGTGGTGCTCGGCGCTCAGAGAGACGCGTTCAGCCACGGATTTGCCAAGTCCACCGTCGGCACGTCCCTGCTGGTGGAGCTCGCCAGGGCCATCACGGACATGAAGAAAG ATGGATTTAAGCCGCGGAGGAGCATCGTGTTTGCCAGCTGGAGTGCCGGAGATTTCGGCAGCATCGGTTCCACAGAGTGGCTCGAG ggttACCTCGCCTCTCTGAACCTCAGAGCCTTCACCTACATCAGCCTGGACTCCACCGTGTCGG gtataAAGCAGTTCAAAGCCTCCTCCAGTCCGCTGTTATACAATCTCCTGAAGAACACAATGAATGAG GTGCAGAGTCCTCGGTCCTCGCAGATGTCCATCTCTCAGGACTTCGCTGCCTCAAGATGGGAAGAATCAGT TCTGGAGGCCATGAAGATGGAGGACGGCGCTTATCCTTTCCTGACCTTCTCCGGCATTCCCTCCGTCTCCTTCCGCTTCGTCTCGGACAGC TCTTCAGGCTATAAATATTCTGGAACAGCTCTGGACACCAGAGAAAAGCTGAACTTGGCCACCGAGTGGAAGCTTCCGGACGTCTCCGTGTCTGCGGGTCTGGTTGCGGGACAGATGGCGCTCCGGCTCGTCCACGATCACATCCTCAATCTGGACGTTGACGAGTACACGCGCGTCATCAAGAAGAACATGAACAGGATCATAAAAGAGATCAAACGc GTTGAAGCTCTCAATGCTAATGCGTCCTCAACACTTAAAGAAAAATGGCTGCAGTACGCAATAGGCGCGTATAGTAGAGCCACTTCGGCTCTGCGCAACGAGATTAAGAACAGCGACCTGGACGTTCCAGAGACGTGCCGCAACATCAACGACCGCATCATGAGG